TTAAGTGTTTAAAATTAAAAAAACGAGAAACAAAGAAGGAAATTTTAAGTTAGAGATTCCTTCTTTTTTGTGATAGTTAGGTGAACCTTATAAATTGTCTTTCTTGTGACATCACGTTTCACGAAGTACAAAAGGAATTTGGATATTGATTATTATTATTATTATTATTACCAATAGGTTGAAGACAATGAAGAACATGATTTATATCATGGAAGGATCGAATGGGATAAGAATTTGTTTGATCAAGCTAAATATGTTTTTGATCAGGAGGATGACTACCTGGCAATCCCTAGTCAATATGATCTTAACGAAGACCAGATGTTAAAACAATTTTGCAACTTACTTTCAGAAGTAGATTGTACAAGTTGTTTACAAAGCATTCGAGGTACAGGCGCATTTAGATGCTTTAAATCATCGATACGGTTAATGGAGAAGTAATAGAAGCAGATCTATTCTACATTGACAAGAGAGGATTTACTAGAGCTGGATATTGAAAAGAGGGAGACAATCAGTATTAATTGATTGAAACACTGACATTATTGAAAAGCTTGATGTGGTAGAGTATAATGAACTTATAACTGTTTATAACTTTTAATATTCAATGAGGTTACATAAAGGACCACGATTTTTAGAACAGTAGGTGTTATATAATATGTATTTAGATGAATTTGAATTAGATTTACCGTATTTAGATCATGTAGATCATATAAAAAACATAATGAACGAACGAAATTGTGATTATTCAGATGCTAAAAAGATCGATTATGTTCAAACATGGAAAGATAAAAGAAGAATTTTTAATTTACATACGCGTTGTATGACTGCAATGTATGAAAGACTGTTTTCTAAATATAAAAACAGCAAATGCCAAAAAATTATTGTTGAATGTGTAGATACTTTATCTGAAGAGAAGAACATTATTAATTATTTAGGCACTTATACAGTTCAAGTTAAATTTGAGTATAATCGTTTTGTAAGAAAATCAAATTATGAAAAGAAAGTAAAAGCACTGAAATTATTAATTAGCGGGATCGAAAAAATTGTTAAATTTAACGATTGGAATATAGGACCGTTTTTAGATACTAGAGATCAAATAATTAATTATAATTATGAAAACGAATGGCTCTTTAAAAAACCATTAGTAAGTCCAAATAAAAAATATATTGCCGAAGTAATATGTATACATGAAGTAGACAATTTTATAATTAAATTAGTTGTCAAAGATCTAAAGAACAATTTAATCAAGTATGATTCCATTTATGAAAAACCACATGAATTCGCCTATGCGAAACATTTAGGCAAGCTTGAATGGAAATCAGAAACTGATGTGTGTTTAATTAATAGGGACGGTACAATAGTTTCAGTTGTTTCAATTAAAGAGTAGTATTATAGTTAAGAGTAGTCAACCGCTTTATTAAAGCATCTAAGATAGGAGATAAAATTGTGGACTTATATGAAGAAGTTTTATTAGCATTAGATAGTTATATGGAATTGAGTGAGAAGGAAACTGACAACATTTTTAATATTTTTACAAAAACATTTCCGATAACGAATTAGGGAACGGTTGATTGGTCTAGAATCAATAATAAGGTATGTATTCATTGATATAATGAACTACTTATAAAATTAGAAGAGTTAAATTTACTAAATGAGGACGTTTATATTTTATGGGATGATGGATCGTTACTAGCTATTAAATCTAAGTTAAAGCACATTATTTCAACTATTGATGATATAACCGCAGTTAGTTTTGACACATGGCTTTTTCATCCATCAATGCGTATTAGTATTGAATTTTATCATGAGAACGAGATCACTTTGGTTTTAAAGATAACTAGACTTATAGTTGCTAACTAAAGCTTTGTTAAAAGTAAAGTAGGGATAAGATGAATGAAAAAGAAATACTAGAAAAATTTAGAGATTTAGTCATCACCAGAGAGGAATTAGAAAACCACGGTGGGGAACATCTACTGAAAAAAATGGGTGAAGCGGTAGTCGTTTGTAATCAGCATATAATTAACTTATTAGACGGGTATATTCATGGAAGAGTAACTATAACAAGGATTTTAGAGTGGGTTAATACCATTTGGTTTTCTGATACTTTTGATTATTGTGATGAAGGTTGTGATTGTATAGCCAGTATTATGAATAGACTCGAAGAGCTTGATGAAGGATTTACTCTAGATAACGATGCTGCAAAAAATCTAGTTAGTGCATTAAAGAAGAATGTAGAAATATAGACTGATCAAAATACAAGAATAACTGGTATTCAAGCGGGAGGGTAAGATATGAGACTAGAAGTAAAAAGTAAAAGTTTTTAGCATTTAATTTTATTATGGATGAAAGTATCGTATTAGATGAAGAGCTTCTAAGAAATAAAAATCCAAAACTAATTTCAGATATCGAAGGAGAACTAGAAATAAATATAGATTCAGCAGTTTTCTTTAAAGAAAAGAACAGTCTACTTTTAGAGTTTGCTATAAATCATAATGATTGGATGATGTTAAATCGATGCAAAGAAAATATTAACTTTATTTATGATACAATGGACCATGATGAACCTGTAATTAAATTTATAAAAAAAGTAATGCAAATTACTGGGGAATAACCTCAGTTTGGTCATTAATGGAAAATGCACCAATATTTACATATAGGCAGATTCAAAATACAGTATTTGATTTTATCACAAAATTAAACATACAATTAAAAGAGTATTATGGGTTACAATTAAAGGACTTTGTAAATTAATCCTCAGAGTTAGATAAGATTTAACCTAATTAATCTCTGAACTATCCGGTAGTCATACCGACTTACTTCAATTTCAATAAGTATATACAGATAGTGCTGCTTGCCTATTCCATTACAGAAGGAGGATAAAAAGATGATCGACATTAAGCCGAATAGTCTTGAAAATATTTCACAACAAGTAGATCGACTTGAACAGAGGTTAAATTTAAAGTTACCACTTGACTATAAAGAATTCTTAATTAAAACGAATGGTGGTATTCCAGAAGATAACGTATTTATACATGCTGATCAGTCATTTTCCATTGATACTTTTTTTGGATTTGTAAGCAACGAAATAGATAATTTAAATAATCAGTTTAAAAACTTTCAAACTATATCAACTAATCATTATCTTCCGATTTGTCGCTTAGAGGGTGGAGACCTATTAGTAATTAATTTTAATGAACATGATTATGGCAATATAATGTTATGTGAACATGAAACTGATCAAATGATAAAAATAAGCGAAACCTTTGATACGTTTACTAAATTAGTCACCCCATACAATCCTACTTCAGGGGAGTTATCAGGGTATGAAGTCCTGGATGTCAAAATAGATCCAGACTTTTTAAAAGAACTAGAAGAGTATAAATAGACTGATTTACTATAAAATTTCTTAACATACAACCAAGCATTAAAAGTCAGTTATCTGGTTTTAATGCTTTTTACTTTTTATATCTTCTTACTAGCACCGACTATTTAAGATTATTCAAATGATTTAAATCTTACCTTTAAGAACATGAAAGTGATTTACAGCTTTTCTTTTAACTAACTACATCAGTCAGTTGCCACTTAATAAATAAATGATATTGTGATTTAAGAAAACAGACATTAAAAGTTAAAACCGAAATTTACCAAAAACACCTCAATTAGTACCAAGAAAAAGGCTTTTACGTGTAGATGGTAGTGTTAATCCACCACGTATTTATATGTTTAATGTATATACAGTACCTTTGGATTAATGAATGAAGGTTTGTGTATCTGACTATTAAGTACTTATTGTTTCTAAATGATTGATTAAAAAGGTATAATGTTGTAACATTAGAATATGAAAAAAAATGGGTGAGGGGTATCTAGAGGTAGTATTTTTAAAGTTGCTTTTAGTCAAGGTATCATTTGCCCTGGCTATTTTTTTATGAAAAGATAGTTAGACCAAAAAGTGTATTTAAATGGAGGAGAACTATGATTACAACCATACTAACATTTACAAGACAAAGTTCGGGATTAGGAGATCTAATTGGATACTTAATCGTATTTATCGTAGTATCGTTAATTATATTCTTAATTATGAGGGAAGTCGTAACATGGTACTGGAAAATTAACCGTATGATCGGGCTGCAAGAAAAACAGATCAAAAATCAAGAAGAACAATTAAAGTTAATGATACTTCAAGCAAATCTCTTAAAGGAACAAAATGCGATGTTAAGACAGGGATCTAAGAACGAGTAGTACTTGCTAACATAATATATTTATTGAACAAAGAATCTTTAGAATAACAACTATTACTAGACTAATAGTAAGTAATCTATTGCACTCACACTTGCTAGCGGAATATCGTATAGTTGTGCTTCTAGATGCTTGATTAAATCTTTAACTGTATAGAGCATTGATACTAAATTAAATATGTAAAAGAGCCTGCCTAATGTAGTTGAATTACTCAACGTTACTGAAGCAGGCTCTTTTACTTTCTAAAAAGCGTATTTGATCACTATTAGTTATCAAATGTACAGATAACGATTGACATACTATCAATTGATAGTTATAATAATAATACAACGGGCGGACTAGGAGGAGTGAATGTGAGTAATAAAATGATATCATCTGAAATTGAAGTCGAAGCATTTTTGAAAGAAATGAAAGAAATAATTGATTCTGTACCATTTAATGTAGCTACTGATTTAGAGATATTACCTAAAAAAAGAATGCAATCACCTATAGACCCTTATACTACTGTTAATACGTTGCTTGAACTAAATTTTGATAAAAACGATGTAGTAAATGAGTTTTTATTACTAGACAAGTCAGAATACATAGAGACATTCATTGACAATAAACATAGTAGTTTACCTCCTTTTTTACATTTGGTCGTATAATACAAGAAAAGAAGTATATATTAAACTAAAAATAAGAGATAGACAAAATAATAAGCTCTTTTGTGTATCCTTTCATTTTGCAAGATATCCTTTGCCGGTAGAACGACCTTATCGGTAATTACGATTATAAAAGGGAGTGTTATAAATGTATAATAATGATTATTTATTAAAAAAAATAGAGATAGAATGTCCATTTTGTAATCATGTTCACTTAGTTGAAAAACGAACAAGGCAAACACAGGCTTTAGTCAAAGGAGAAGTTGTAAATTATGAGGAAATATATTTTTTATGTGATGAATCGAAAGAGGAAGAAAATGAATTTATTCCAGCAGGTATAATGGATCAAAACCTCCTACAAGTACGGGATGCGTATCGTAAAGAAAAAAATTTATTAACTTCATCAGAAATTAAAGAAATAAGGGATTACTATGAATTATCCCAACGTGACTTCTCGGCTCTCTTAGGTTGGGGAGATGTTACTATAACTCGCTATGAGAGTAAGACAATTCAAGATGAAACATATGATGATATAATGAGAATGGTATTTGAGAATCCTATGTTTGCTTTAAAAAAACTTGATAAGCATAAAAATCGTTTTAAAGATCAAAAATTTAAAAAGATTAGAAATAAAATTATAGATAAGATTGAAAAATCAACTAGTTATCTAAAAAAAGAAGAAATTAAAAGTTTATACGTAAATTATATAGAAGAAAATGAATTCAATGGTTATAAGGAGATTGATATTGATAAAGTAGCTGATGTTATTGGTTATTTTGCTGCTACAGTAAATGATCTTTATAAGGTAAAACTTATGAAACTTTTATGGTATGCAGACTCTTTATACTATAAAAGGCATGGAAAATCGTTAACAGGGCTTGTCTATAAACATATGCCTTATGGAGCATTACCAATAGCTTTTAACCAAATTATAGATTTACCTACAGTTAGGATTGAAGAAAAACTATTATATAATGACTCAGTGAGTTACAAGATTGTCCCTAACAAAAACAAAAATATAAATTTATCTAATTTTTCATTGGAAGAAGTTGATGTTCTAAATGAAATAGCAATTAAATTCAAAGATTTTAATTCTAGAGAAATTGTAGAATATATGCATGATGAAAAAGCGTATAAAGAAATTATTCCATTTGAGATTATCCCATACAGTATATCTAAAGAATTAAAAGATCTAAGATAGAAAAAAATAGCATTGTCTTGCATATTCTGAAGATATTAAAAAAGAAAAAATTGAATATGAAAGTGTGATGTTTGCGATCGATCATTTATTTTCTCAAATAGATACAATTGTAGAATTGATCTAATAGGTCGAGACTACATACGGACAACTAACTGTATACATTATAAGAGAGCTTAATAGTATTGAATAAAAGGAGTTTTGACACATGACACAACCGGCAGATGTAACGAATTATATAATAGCATTTGTACATTTATATGGAATTTTACATAAACAAGAGGCAATTGAATTCTACAACATGTTGAATGACGAACCACTTGAAGGGTTAATTGAGATCGATGAGGAACGACTTAACGAAAAGTTCGTGGTAGAATACGGTGATTATTTTGTTGAGGAATCAATCGCTGAATTTGAAGGTGATTTCGAGGAGATAATGGAACAAAAAGTAGGGAAGCCCTACTATATTCCACCTAAAGAGGAGCTCTTTAACTACATCGATTCGTTTTACTATGAGAAACCCAAACAGTATGATGACCTACTAAACTATGTGGCAACGGCATTCTATGATGGAGACAAGGATCAAGCGGATTTTATCACTGAAGATATTATGGGATTTTGTAGATATGATTTTAAAATGAATTCAATCCTTGATGTGTTTGAAAGACAAGGAATCAAGTTTGAAGATGCAGAACAAGTAAAGGAAGTAACGCATTTAATTACAGAGTTACGAAATCATACGAGAATATGGGAACATAACGGTCATACAGCAGTTGAGATAGCAGAATCAGAAGCCCTTCAAAAGAAAAGTGATCCGATTCGTAAATCTAAAAAGATTGGTAGAAATGAACCATGCCCATGCGGTAGTGGGAATAAATATAATAAGTGTTGCTTGTAGAATGTGGATTTACACGGTAAGAGAATTCGATTTGAAATTAAAGTTTGAGTGGTCAGGACAATAAGATTTAGCTTGATTCTTACAAGATATACCGGTAGAAAGGAAGGAATGTTTTGAATACATCAGGGAAGGCTGTAAACTTAGAAGCACTTGCTGATACGATGGAGAATATGATAGAGGAGCATCTGTATTTACTACATAAACATACATATGAAATCGTAGATATTGATTATTATTATTATCAAGTGGTCGAAGAAAATGAGGAGCATGATCTATATCATGGAAGGCTCGATTGGGAAAAGAAAGTAATTGAACAAGCGAAAGATGTTTTTGAACATGAGGATGACTACCTGGCTATCCCTAATCAATATGATCTTAACGAATATCAGATGTTAAAAAAATTTTGTAACCTACTTTCAGAAGCAGATTGTACGAGTTGTCTACAAAGTATTCAAGGAAAGGGCGCGTTTAGACGATTTAAAGCATTCATTAGACATATTGGGCTAGAGAACGAATGGTACAAATTTAGATCGGAGAAAATAAAAGAGATTGCGACCCTATGGTGTAAAGCAAATGGCTTACCGTTTAACATATAAAAAGAAGTCAATAAAGACGATGCATACAGTAAAGATCATAAATTCATTTTTTAAAAGTTATACGAGTAGGGAAACTTGCTTGTATGGCTTTTTTTATGAAGAAAAAATTATAAAATATATAAGGATATCAATCAAACACCGAAAAAGGAACTTATAGTTAATCATGGTTCATTAACTCATAGTTTTATTTATACGTTCCAACATGATTTATTGAACAAAAAAAGTACTATCAATAGGGTTAAATGCTTAAATGATACAATTAATGCACCAATTAGTACATTAATTGTAGACAAAAAGTTTGTTATGTAGTACAATATATTAGAAAACGTAGTATTAGATAGAATAGGAGTGGTGCCATGAATCAGAATTATAACACGAACTATACGATGAGCGAAATTGAGGAGTTATTAGCTAAAGTAAAAAGATATGTAAGGGCAGAACAATTTATAGTCTCTCTGAATGCTAACAGGATCGAAAACCAACGGTTCATAGATGAATACCGCTTAACTAAGGAGCATCAAAAAGACATCTTACTAGGGATTGACGTTGTAGACTTTTGTTACTCTGTTCAAAACAGAAAACCTAGATATAGGCATGAAACGTTGTATGTATTTTGTCCTCAGAAAACATTATATAATGTGCTAGGTGAAGAAGAGGAAGTTGATATTTATATAAAATTTAATATTAGGGAGAATGCTAATAGTAACAATGTTATTACTATTTCGTTACACAAACCAAACAAGCCAATTACTTATCTATTTAGGTAAGTAATTGGAAAAGGTTAAGGTTTATAAGGAGGAACTATATTATGATTGAAAATCAAACGTATTGCGAATATTGTGAAAAAGATGTTGAATTTAGAACTAATAACGAACAAATAAGTTCTAATCTAAAGGGTGAAGAATACACCTATAATGGCAAAAAAGCATTTTGTAAGGAGTGTGAAAATGAAATTTATGTGCATGATGTAAATGATTATAATCTTGAAAAACTATATGATGAATTTAGAAAAAGCAACAATATTATTTCTTTAGATCAAATAAACGAAATCCCTGATAAATATAATATAGGGAAAAGACCGTTATCCTTACTTCTTGGTTGGGGTGAACAAACTTTCTCCCGTTATTTAAATGGAGATATGCCAACTCAACAATACTCTGAGATATTACAAAAGATTTATGATGATCCCGCATATTATTTGAATATATTAGAAAGTAATAAAGAAAACTTAAGATCTCCTAAAGCGTATGAAAAAAGTAAAGATGCTACTTTAAAATTATTAAAGAGTCCTTTGCAATCTGATTCTAATGCTAAAATAGACGAAGTTGTAAACTACTTAATATATAAATGTGAAGACATAACTCCTCTTGCTTTGCAAAAACTTTTATACTACGTTCAGGGCTTTTATTATGCATTTGTTGGTAGGTTTATCTTTGAAGAAGATTGTGAAGCTTGGGTACATGGTCCAGTGTATAAAGATATATATTTTAAATATAAAGAGTATAGATACGATCCAATCGATCAAAAATTTTCTGAAATTAATTTTGAGAATAGTCTTTCTGTATCAGAAAAAACTATAATTGATAGTGTGATTAAACATCTAAGTTGCTATAGTGGTAAAATGTTAGAATCGTTTACTCATTCAGAATCCCCATGGCTTCAAACTCGAGGTAATTTACCTTCAATTGCTTCTACCAATAAGAGAATCAATAAGAATTTGATTAGTCAATATTTTAAGGCGGTTAAAGAAAAAAATAATATGCTCAATCCTTCAGATATAGGAGAGTACAGTAGGAAAATGTTCTTCCATATTGATTAATTGTTTGTATACTTAAGAGAGTATTCGAAGAGTAACTATTAAAATTTAAGAGAATATTTTATAATAATCTAATAACTTAAGGGATTCATGGCAAAATTTCTTAACATAAAATTAAGCATTAAAAGTCAGCTATATGTCTTTTAATGCTTTTTATTTTTTCATTTCCTTGCTAGCACCCCGACTATTTAAAATTATTCAAAGTAATTTAAATCTTATCTTTAACAACATGAAAGTGATTCACAGCTTATCTTTTAACTAACCCACATTAGTCAGTTGCCACTTAATATAGAAATGATAGTGTGTAACATATTAGAGAAAACAGACATTATTAAAAGTTAAAACCGAAAACTACCATAACCTCCTCGATTAGTACCAAGAAATAGGCTTTTAATTGTAGACGTTAGTTTTAAATCTATCTAAGGAATCTACTATTGATTAATTTACACCAGGTAATGAATCAATTTATCCATACCTTAATGACTTAGTAACCTTTGAGTCTAATCATGATAGTGATAAGTTAAGAAAAAAAATTGGATGTATCTAATATTGGATTATATATAATAATAAAAATAATTATTCAGATCCTCTGGGTATAGTTGAATTAGTTTATGAAGATTTTGAATACACTAATAGTATTTTTTCACTGATTAGATCCATGCCTTCCGATGAGCTGGGTTTAGGTACAAAAAATTTAAATGAGGAACGGTTATATAAGAGATGGAGATTGTATTTAGAAAACAGTCAATCAGTCTCTAAAAGTAAAATAGATATTCTAAAAAACTAGTCATATTAAAATGGTATGATATTCTAATGATTTAGAAAATATAAATAAGGATATATGATAAACAATAGAAATGTATTATATAATTACCTATTATGAATAAAATAAGTTAAAATAGATGCTACTTTGTCATAAATCCTGACAATAGGTGTTTCCTTTTCAATCTATTTATTCTATAATAGAAGAAAGGAGTGAAGATTATGAAAACGATACACGAAAGACTAAAAGAATATAGAAAGATACTAGGACTTTCACAAAGCTATGTTGCAAAACAACTAGGGGTTGCCAGAACCACGATTACAGCGATTGAATCTGGACAGAGAAATGTACTTGCGAATGAATTAGAACTATTTTCAAATATATATGGTATTAGTGTTGACGAAATCCTATATGGTAGAAAATCAGAAGATGTGGAAACAAAGATGTTTGCTAGAGCATTCTCATCGTTATCAGAGAATGATAAGAAAGAAATCATGAATCTTATTGATTTTAAAAATAAATTAAAAGGGATGAGTTAATAAATGCTGAGAGATTTTAAATATGAAAAACACATAGATACTCCTCAGCAATTAGCCCAAAGAGTTATTGATAAGTTGAGAGAAGAAGATAAACTGAGTTTCCCAATAGATCCCTTTGAGTTATTGTCAATGAATGATATTGTATATCAATTCAGAGATTTTAAAGAGCTCGGAGGGATTTATATAGTTCCAGAAGATGAATATGATATTCCAATTGTAGGAATGTTAACAGACCAATTACAAGACAACGATTTACAGCAGCACATGAATTATGTCATAACTTAAAGGATCGTTCAACTAGTAACTGTCCTATTAATGGGAAAAAGAGTCAAGTCGAGAAATTTGCTGATCAATTTGCATCTGAGTTATTAATGCCAAGCGAATATTTTAAATATGAAGCAGAAAAGTACATTCAAAATGGCTATATTAGATTTGATGATATACTAAAGTTATCTGATTATTTTGGTGTAAGCTGTACATCTTGTGTGTTTACTGCAGCTTATAGGCATAATTTAATTGAAGGTGATACGTCAGCAAAGGAACTAAGGAAGAGAATAAGAAAATATAAACCTGATAAAAAAAGATTAAAATATGGAGTAAGCTTATATACACCTCAGATACAAGATCAAATTATAAATTCGTATACCTATTTTTTCAAACATGATTTAAATATAATATGGTTTTTATTTAAGCGTGATTACATTTATAATGAGAATAGAATTGAAGGCGGTAAACTTGAAGTTAGCGAAATTGCTGAAATCATTACCGATTTACGATTAAATAAACAAAATAGTAAGTATTGTAAAATAAATCATCAAGACGTTGTTGAAACAGCAGGGCAGTCAGCTTTGTACGATTATGTTTTTCAAACTACTGATGCTATTGATGCATACTCGATTCTCAAACTGCACAGAAAGTTATATCAGTATGCACCATACCCTGAATCTGGTGGAGTATTTAGACAGACTAATAATCTAGTGACACACTCAAATTTTGATACAACTGACTATAAAAAAATAATTACAGAAGTACAGAAAGTTGATCTTGATGTTAAAATGTTGGTCTCAGAAAAAGATTCTATTCCAGTATCTGAATTTATTGAAAGAGCACTTATAATTCATCATAGGTTTACTGTAATTCATCCATTTCATGATGGGAATGGTAGAGTATCTAGATTATTTTTAAATTGGCTGTTTAGACTTAAGGGATTGCCACCAGTATACTTGAAATATAAAGATAAAGAGCGATATTATGAGGCTCTCCAAAAAGCTGATAACGAAAATAATTATGAACCCTTGAAAGAGGTTTTCTATACAGAAATTATAAGAACAATGATTCAACTTTATGATGGTAGAAGAGTAACAGAAAATACTACAGTTAGTTATGCATAATAGTAGTTATTTTATTTTTTACTTACTTACTTACTTACGCTTTTTAATATATTTTTTTTGGCTCTGTTAGTGAACATTATAAGGCTAAACAGAATTGATTCTAATTAATTGTGAAAAATCTGCCATAAAAAAATAGCAAAATTCATTTATACTCAGAAAAACCGGGAACTAGTCTCGGTTTTTTTGCATGTATAAGACATTTCTTGACACAAGAAAAGGACTGCTTCAACAACCGCTTAGGGTTTTATTTTGAGATGCTCCTTTTGTTCTGTTAAATATAATTGTTTAAAAGCACCCAACTAATTTCAGGAGGCTACTTTAGCTCTTAATTGACAAACATGAAATTATATAATTAGTCGACATAGGGTTCAACTTGATCAGCTTTTTCGTAATCTCCTACAGCTCGATAAGAATAATATAATAAAGCATACGCTCTTTTTAGTTTAGTTTCAGGTATTTGATATTTGTCTAGAAGGTCTTCTAATAACCGAATGGTTTCATGTCTTTTTCCAATATAGAAGGAAGCATTCGCTAAATTCATTATTGCAGATTCAATATACGTAGCTTCATTTATATTATGATTCTTAAGAAGTTCTACCGTTTTTGTTCCATATTCATAGGCTTTATGAAGGTCTTTATGAATGAGGTTATGTTTTGTGAGTTGATGGTAAGCGCCTATTTGATCATAGAAACTAATGTTTGGATTCTTAATGATTTTCTCATTCACTCGAGTTAGCGTTTCGTAGTCCTCGAAGTGTGTGGCACAGTCAGTGAGCATGTTATACAATTCAGCGAGAACTCCTTCAAGTTTCTCAGCAACATTTTCGTACGTTTCTTCATGTTTATATTCAGTTAGTGCTTCTTCATAGAATTGTTCTGCCTTAAGAAAGTGCTTGTAAGCATCAGCTAGTTGATCACTTTTATAAAAAATAAAACCTATATTTAAATGAATTTTACCTGTAGTAGGGTTATTAAAACCAGTAGTCGCTTTCAAAATATCTAATACTTTATTTGCCTCAGTTATATACTGATCATACTTTTCTTTCTTTTTAAGTTTACTCATAATTTTCATTTGTTTTTTAAATCGTTTATATGCTTTTTTATCTTTCGTTAGTCGTTCAATTTCCTTCATACGATCCCCTCCATAAAACATTCTCCTTGTTCAATTATATCCATAATTATTACTGAATTAACAGGAAAGAGACATTTTAAATAATAAAAGTGGTTTACGATGTGATAAAAAAAATGAAATTTTAATACTTGTGAATGTTTTTAGAGTAATATGTTTTAATAGTGTATATTTTAGATGTTTAAATCATGATTACATTTAGTGGAAATAAAAGTTGACCTCTAATTTAAATGCCCATTATAAAATAACGCTTCGTTGTATATAACGTGTCATTTAATATAGCAAACGTCTAATATAATAGATTAGGTATGGTATGTAGATTTGTAACGTTAAAGCATAATACATGTTTTAGTCTGTAATCCCCGAATATATAGACTTGGTATTGTCTTTTACATTGGAAATAAAAACATAGATAGACAGAAGACTTCAGGATCATCTGTTATTCAACTTATATCCCGTATCCCGGTCATTTTCACCAAAATAAACAAGGATCATGACTTCGTATGACATTGTAAGCCCGCTTTTTACAACAATCGCTAAGTCATACATCTATGTATTTTCAACAATATTGTCA
This genomic window from Haloplasma contractile SSD-17B contains:
- a CDS encoding SMI1/KNR4 family protein, which gives rise to MIDIKPNSLENISQQVDRLEQRLNLKLPLDYKEFLIKTNGGIPEDNVFIHADQSFSIDTFFGFVSNEIDNLNNQFKNFQTISTNHYLPICRLEGGDLLVINFNEHDYGNIMLCEHETDQMIKISETFDTFTKLVTPYNPTSGELSGYEVLDVKIDPDFLKELEEYK
- a CDS encoding YecA family protein, with translation MTQPADVTNYIIAFVHLYGILHKQEAIEFYNMLNDEPLEGLIEIDEERLNEKFVVEYGDYFVEESIAEFEGDFEEIMEQKVGKPYYIPPKEELFNYIDSFYYEKPKQYDDLLNYVATAFYDGDKDQADFITEDIMGFCRYDFKMNSILDVFERQGIKFEDAEQVKEVTHLITELRNHTRIWEHNGHTAVEIAESEALQKKSDPIRKSKKIGRNEPCPCGSGNKYNKCCL
- a CDS encoding DUF7878 domain-containing protein; amino-acid sequence: MDESIVLDEELLRNKNPKLISDIEGELEINIDSAVFFKEKNSLLLEFAINHNDWMMLNRCKENINFIYDTMDHDEPVIKFIKKVMQITGE
- a CDS encoding UPF0158 family protein; translated protein: MNTSGKAVNLEALADTMENMIEEHLYLLHKHTYEIVDIDYYYYQVVEENEEHDLYHGRLDWEKKVIEQAKDVFEHEDDYLAIPNQYDLNEYQMLKKFCNLLSEADCTSCLQSIQGKGAFRRFKAFIRHIGLENEWYKFRSEKIKEIATLWCKANGLPFNI
- a CDS encoding DUF2247 family protein, giving the protein MYNNKNNYSDPLGIVELVYEDFEYTNSIFSLIRSMPSDELGLGTKNLNEERLYKRWRLYLENSQSVSKSKIDILKN
- a CDS encoding type II TA system antitoxin MqsA family protein codes for the protein MIENQTYCEYCEKDVEFRTNNEQISSNLKGEEYTYNGKKAFCKECENEIYVHDVNDYNLEKLYDEFRKSNNIISLDQINEIPDKYNIGKRPLSLLLGWGEQTFSRYLNGDMPTQQYSEILQKIYDDPAYYLNILESNKENLRSPKAYEKSKDATLKLLKSPLQSDSNAKIDEVVNYLIYKCEDITPLALQKLLYYVQGFYYAFVGRFIFEEDCEAWVHGPVYKDIYFKYKEYRYDPIDQKFSEINFENSLSVSEKTIIDSVIKHLSCYSGKMLESFTHSESPWLQTRGNLPSIASTNKRINKNLISQYFKAVKEKNNMLNPSDIGEYSRKMFFHID
- a CDS encoding CDI toxin immunity protein translates to MKLEELNLLNEDVYILWDDGSLLAIKSKLKHIISTIDDITAVSFDTWLFHPSMRISIEFYHENEITLVLKITRLIVAN
- a CDS encoding type II TA system antitoxin MqsA family protein — its product is MYNNDYLLKKIEIECPFCNHVHLVEKRTRQTQALVKGEVVNYEEIYFLCDESKEEENEFIPAGIMDQNLLQVRDAYRKEKNLLTSSEIKEIRDYYELSQRDFSALLGWGDVTITRYESKTIQDETYDDIMRMVFENPMFALKKLDKHKNRFKDQKFKKIRNKIIDKIEKSTSYLKKEEIKSLYVNYIEENEFNGYKEIDIDKVADVIGYFAATVNDLYKVKLMKLLWYADSLYYKRHGKSLTGLVYKHMPYGALPIAFNQIIDLPTVRIEEKLLYNDSVSYKIVPNKNKNINLSNFSLEEVDVLNEIAIKFKDFNSREIVEYMHDEKAYKEIIPFEIIPYSISKELKDLR
- a CDS encoding helix-turn-helix domain-containing protein encodes the protein MKTIHERLKEYRKILGLSQSYVAKQLGVARTTITAIESGQRNVLANELELFSNIYGISVDEILYGRKSEDVETKMFARAFSSLSENDKKEIMNLIDFKNKLKGMS